DNA from Diaphorobacter limosus:
GTACATCTGGTAACTTTGCAGCACGACCAGCTGAACACCAATCAAACGCCCGTCAAGGGCCAAGAAAACCGACATCGCCATGGTCGCAATGAAGTCCTACACCGCCAGCGGCAGCTGCACGGCACAGGTCCTGGCCACGTTGGCCCAGACCCTGGCCGAGGCGCAGCCGTTCACGGCGGACTTTCTGTGCGTGTTCTACGACGCGCTGCATGACGACCAGGCGATCACGCTTTTCCTGGCCGGCGGCGGCTCCATAGGGCTGCTGCTGGTGCAAGACCCCGACGGTGACTACGGAACGGCCGCCATCCGTCTGCAGGGCAATGCCGCCGACTGCGCAGAGCGCGCACTCCAGGCAGCACTGCACGATGCCGGTTGCCCCGGCGAGCTGCCCGAACTGGTCTGGATCTACCAGGCCCCGGGGCAGGAAGAGGCCGTCATCGAGGGCCTGCGCCGCATCGTCAGCGACCGCTGCCCCATCATTGGCGGCAGCTCGGCGGACGACGATATCGGCGGCCGTTGGCGTCAGCTCGGCCCGGATGGGCCGCTGTGCGACGGGCTGGTGGTCGGCGTGCTGTTCCCCTCCGGGGGCATCAGCCACGTCTTCCAGGGTGGCTATGAACCCAGCGGTCACAGCGGCACCATCACCCGCGTCGGCGCCACCGCCGCCGCGGGCGGGGCGGCACGCCACATCATCGCCATCGACGAACAGCCTGCCACCGAGGTCTACAACCGCTGGCTTGGCGGAGCACTCGAGCCGCAGCTCGCTGCGGGCAGGATTGGCGAGGTGCGCTGCCATCGACTGATACACCCTGAACGCATCCTGCCCGGCGGCGCGCTGTCCACCTTTGCCCAGGTCGAGGAAGGGATGCGCCTGTACGCCATGCGCGGCCACAAATCACATCTGGTGGAGCGCGCCGGCCTGGTTGCCGCAGCGGCCGCCGCCAGTCTGCCGGGTGGCGCCAACACGCTGGCGGGCGCCCTGGTGGTGTATTGCGCGGGCTGCATGTTTGCCGTGGGCGAGGACATGCCCCAGGTAGCCCAGGCGGTGGCGCAACGCCTCGCCGGCGCGCCCTTCGTCGGCTGCTTCACTTTTGGTGAACAGGGCGCCATGCAAGGGCGAAACATGCACGGCAACCTGATGATTTCCGCAATCGCTTTTGGCAAATAGGCACAGGCGCATGGAAGACACCGAGAAGCTACGCGAGACCATCATCTGCATGCGCCGCGAGATCGACTCCCTGCGCACCGAGAACCTCCATTCGCAGCTGCTGCTCTCTGCCCTGGATGCCGTGCTGTGCACCAGCAGCGAAGGCGACCTGTTTTCCGGTGTCTTTGCGGCCGTCAAGCCGGTGTTCGAATGTTCCCTTGCCCTGGTGCTGCTGGAGCTGCACCCAGGCAGCGATGCAGTGCAATGCGTGGCGACCAGCCGTCCGGAGCTGATGCACCACAGCTGGCCGGTGGGCCCTTTTCTGCACAAAGTGCTTGCCGGGCGCACGGTCAGCGGCGTTGCCGACCCCCTCCTTGACGCCTGGCCGCAGGGCCCGAGCGGCACCCTGTCAGCGCAGCAGCCGGCCTTGTATTTGCCGCTGCTCATACAGGGACGGCGCAGCCTGATGGTGCTGGTGCGCGAACCCCATCAAAGCGGCTTCGACCGCAGCCATGTCGCCCTGGCGCGCAAGTTTTCCCTGCTCGGCACGCATGTGATGGCGGCCCAAAGAGCCACCCTGAAGGAGGCCGAGAGCCGCCGGCTTCGGGAGTTGCAGGACAAGTTGCAGACAAGCCGCGACGCACTGCGCTTTCGCGCCAACCACGACCAGCTCACCGGCCTGCCTAACCGCGCCCATGTGCAGGAGCTGGTCACCGCGTTGATTGCGCGCAAGCCGCCTGGCGGAAAGCTGGCCCTGGCCTTCATCAACCTGGATGATTTCAAGCGCGTCAACGACCTGCACGGCCATGCCGCCGGAGACGCACTGCTGCGCGAGGTGACCGCACGCGTGCAGTCGCAGATCCGGCAGGCCGATGTCTTCGGGCGCATCAATGGCGACGAATTCGTCATCGCCCTCGACCCCGTGGGACAGAGCTCGGACGTGGCGCAGGTGATAGAGCGCATACGCGCCCGGCTGCAGCAACCGCTGACCCTGCATGGCACGCAGATCCAACCCTCGGCATCGATCGGCGTGGCCATGTTTCCGGCCCACGGCGGGGACTACGAAACCTTGCGGCGCAACGCCGACCTGGCCATGAACCGCGCCAAGGCGGCCGGCAAGGGCGGCCTGGACTTCTTCACGCCCGACCTGGGCCGGGAGGCCCAGGAGCGCCTGTCGCTGGAGCAGCGCCTGCGCGACGCAGTCAGCGCCGGTGAGTTTTGCTGCGCCCTGCAGCGCAAGGTGGACATCCGCAGCGGTGCCACTACCGGCTTCGAGGCCCTGGCGCGCTGGGTGGATGCAGAAGGCGTCATGCGCATGCCGGGCCAGTTCCTGCCGCTGGCCTCCAGGCTGCAGCTCCTGGACGACATAGCGCTGCAGGTCGTGGACGACCTGACCCGGAACCTGCCGCAGCTCGACGCCATGTTTGGCACAGCGATCAAATACAGCATCAACGTCTCGCCCGCACAGGCCATCGATACCGACTTCATGCGGCGGCTGACGCAGCGCCTCCCCTCCGGGCAGGCCCAGCGCTTCATCGTCGAGCTCACCGAGGAGTCACTGGCCGACACCGGCCTGCTGGAGGCCCATGTGCTGCCCATGCTGCGCCAGGCCGGGGTGCATGTTTCCATTGACGACTTCGGCACCGGCTACTCATCGCTATCGAAACTGGCGAGCCTGACGGTGGACGAGCTCAAGATCGACCGTTCGCTGGTGCAGACCATCCAACAACTGCCACGCAATCAGCTGATCCTGCGCGCCATAGAGTCGCTGGGCACGGCGCTGGGGCTGTCCATCGTCGCCGAAGGCATAGAAACCGAG
Protein-coding regions in this window:
- a CDS encoding FIST signal transduction protein codes for the protein MKSYTASGSCTAQVLATLAQTLAEAQPFTADFLCVFYDALHDDQAITLFLAGGGSIGLLLVQDPDGDYGTAAIRLQGNAADCAERALQAALHDAGCPGELPELVWIYQAPGQEEAVIEGLRRIVSDRCPIIGGSSADDDIGGRWRQLGPDGPLCDGLVVGVLFPSGGISHVFQGGYEPSGHSGTITRVGATAAAGGAARHIIAIDEQPATEVYNRWLGGALEPQLAAGRIGEVRCHRLIHPERILPGGALSTFAQVEEGMRLYAMRGHKSHLVERAGLVAAAAAASLPGGANTLAGALVVYCAGCMFAVGEDMPQVAQAVAQRLAGAPFVGCFTFGEQGAMQGRNMHGNLMISAIAFGK
- a CDS encoding putative bifunctional diguanylate cyclase/phosphodiesterase — encoded protein: MEDTEKLRETIICMRREIDSLRTENLHSQLLLSALDAVLCTSSEGDLFSGVFAAVKPVFECSLALVLLELHPGSDAVQCVATSRPELMHHSWPVGPFLHKVLAGRTVSGVADPLLDAWPQGPSGTLSAQQPALYLPLLIQGRRSLMVLVREPHQSGFDRSHVALARKFSLLGTHVMAAQRATLKEAESRRLRELQDKLQTSRDALRFRANHDQLTGLPNRAHVQELVTALIARKPPGGKLALAFINLDDFKRVNDLHGHAAGDALLREVTARVQSQIRQADVFGRINGDEFVIALDPVGQSSDVAQVIERIRARLQQPLTLHGTQIQPSASIGVAMFPAHGGDYETLRRNADLAMNRAKAAGKGGLDFFTPDLGREAQERLSLEQRLRDAVSAGEFCCALQRKVDIRSGATTGFEALARWVDAEGVMRMPGQFLPLASRLQLLDDIALQVVDDLTRNLPQLDAMFGTAIKYSINVSPAQAIDTDFMRRLTQRLPSGQAQRFIVELTEESLADTGLLEAHVLPMLRQAGVHVSIDDFGTGYSSLSKLASLTVDELKIDRSLVQTIQQLPRNQLILRAIESLGTALGLSIVAEGIETEQERDFLLANTAITMGQGFLFHKPQLIATLVGETPSMPSPAPDRLEWA